One genomic segment of Penaeus chinensis breed Huanghai No. 1 chromosome 24, ASM1920278v2, whole genome shotgun sequence includes these proteins:
- the LOC125038012 gene encoding ATP-dependent RNA helicase A-like codes for MKSIVLLLTVAAAAFAAPQGYDLGAPSGGGLSDGAGLLVGGTGAGGADLGSGEGASTGCRDGEVLHVDGTCVIPEITRKVYLFNVPEQEQSVGPPPSLPPPAVEHNILFVRLPEEGPAPEPIVLPPPRQNNIVYVLNKQDQQVQRVIEVPAQPQADPEIYFVNYQDGENPTLPIGVDLETALSSAAAAGGQVLGGLEGAESVIGGETGFGGVAGGVIEGQGGSSFGIVNGGGLGGVNGAGIGLSINGGASGLHSGQGSRPSGLYNTP; via the exons ATGAAGTCCATT GTTTTGTTGTTAACAGTCGCCGCCGCTGCTTTTGCAGCACCACAGGGATACGATTTGGGTGCACCATCAGGTGGAGGTCTCTCCGATGGAGCAGGTCTTTTGGTAGGAGGAACCGGTGCAGGCGGTGCTGATTTGGGCAGCGGTGAAGGTGCCAGTACCGGATGCAGAGATGGAGAGGTCCTACATGTGGACGGCACTTGTGTTATCCCCGAAATCACAAGAAAAGTATACCTGTTTAATGTTCCTGAACAAGAGCAGTCTGTCGGCCCACCACCCAGTCTTCCTCCTCCGGCAGTAGAGCACAACATCCTCTTCGTACGTCTTCCAGAAGAAGGACCAGCACCCGAGCCAATCGTTCTTCCTCCACCAAGACAGAACAACATTGTCTATGTGCTCAACAAACAGGATCAACAAGTTCAGCGAGTGATCGAAGTACCAGCTCAGCCACAGGCTGATCCTGAGATTTACTTCGTCAACTACCAAGACGGAGAAAACCCAACTCTTCCCATTGGAGTAGACCTGGAAACTGCTCTCAGTTCCGCAGCAGCAGCAGGCGGTCAAGTTCTCGGAGGTCTTGAAGGTGCTGAAAGTGTTATAGGTGGAGAAACCGGCTTTGGTGGCGTTGCTGGCGGTGTTAttgaaggacaaggaggaagtaGCTTTGGAATTGTAAATGGAGGTGGATTAGGTGGTGTTAATGGAGCTGGTATTGGCTTGAGTATCAACGGAGGCGCTAGTGGACTTCATTCAGGCCAAGGAAGCAGACCTTCTGGCCTGTACAACACGCcataa
- the LOC125038014 gene encoding uncharacterized protein LOC125038014, which yields MSFSRREIGFEPEVGAQGLLVTVTAAAFAAPQGYDLGAPSGGGLTADAGLLAGGAGGADLGSGEGAIAGCRDGEVLHVDGTCVTPEITRKVYLFTVPEQEQSVGPPPSIPPPAVEHNILFVRLPEEGPAPEPIVLPPPRQNNIVYVLNKQGQQVQRVIEVPAQPQADPEIYFVNYQDGENPTLPIGVDLETALSSAAAAGGQVLGGLEGASGEAGFGGVAGGVSGGQGGSGFGAVNGLVFNGGASGSHSGQGSTPSGLYNTP from the exons atgtcgttttctcgacgtgaGATCGGCTTCGAGCCagaagtcggagcgcag GGTTTGTTGGTGACAGTTACAGCCGCTGCTTTTGCAGCACCACAAGGATACGATTTGGGAGCACCATCAGGTGGAGGTCTCACCGCTGACGCAGGTCTTTTGGCAGGAGGAGCAGGCGGAGCAGATTTGGGCAGTGGTGAGGGTGCCATTGCCGGGTGCAGAGATGGAGAGGTACTACATGTAGATGGTACTTGTGTAACCCCCGAAATCACAAGAAAAGTATACTTATTTACCGTTCCTGAACAAGAGCAGTCTGTCGGCCCACCACCTAGTATTCCTCCTCCAGCAGTAGAACACAACATCCTCTTCGTACGCCTTCCTGAAGAAGGACCAGCACCTGAACCAATCGTTCTTCCTCCACCAAGACAGAACAACATTGTCTATGTGCTCAATAAGCAGGGTCAACAAGTTCAGCGAGTGATCGAAGTACCAGCTCAGCCACAGGCTGATCCTGAGATTTACTTCGTCAACTACCAAGACGGAGAAAACCCAACTCTTCCCATTGGAGTAGACCTGGAAACTGCTCTCAGTTCCGCAGCAGCAGCAGGCGGTCAGGTTCTCGGAGGTCTTGAAGGTGCAAGTGGAGAAGCCGGCTTTGGTGGAGTTGCTGGTGGCGTTTCTGGGGGACAAGGAGGAAGTGGGTTTGGAGCTGTTAATGGTTTGGTTTTTAATGGAGGCGCTAGTGGAAGTCATTCAGGCCAAGGAAGCACACCATCAGGCCTATATAACACgccgtaa
- the LOC125038013 gene encoding uncharacterized protein LOC125038013, with the protein MTVNCGQVSLKVLLVTVAAAAFAAPQGYDLGAPSGGGLSADAGLLAGGAGGADLGSSKGAIAGCRDGEVLHVDGTCVTPEITRKVYLFTVPEQEQSVGPPPSIPPPAVEHNILFVRLPEEGPAPEPIVLPPPRQNNIVYVLNKQDQQVQRVIEVPAQPQADPEIYFVNYQDGENPTLPIGVDLETALSSAAAAGGQVLGGLEGAESVIGGETGFGGVAGGVIEGQGGSSFGIVNGGGVNGAGIGLSINGGASGLHSGQGSTPSGLYNTP; encoded by the exons ATGACTGTCAACTGCGGACAGGTTTCACTCAAG GTTTTGCTGGTGACAGTTGCTGCCGCTGCTTTTGCAGCACCACAAGGATACGATTTGGGAGCACCATCAGGTGGAGGTCTCTCCGCTGACGCAGGTCTTTTGGCAGGAGGAGCAGGCGGTGCTGATTTGGGCAGTAGTAAGGGTGCCATTGCCGGGTGCAGAGATGGAGAGGTACTACATGTAGATGGTACTTGTGTAACCCCCGAAATCACAAGAAAGGTATACTTATTTACCGTTCCTGAACAAGAGCAGTCTGTCGGCCCACCACCCAGTATACCTCCTCCAGCAGTAGAACACAACATCCTCTTCGTACGCCTTCCTGAGGAAGGACCAGCACCTGAACCAATCGTTCTTCCTCCACCAAGACAGAACAACATTGTCTATGTGCTCAATAAGCAGGATCAACAAGTTCAGCGAGTGATCGAAGTACCAGCTCAGCCACAGGCTGATCCTGAGATTTACTTCGTCAACTACCAAGACGGAGAAAACCCAACTCTTCCCATTGGAGTAGACCTGGAAACTGCTCTCAGTTCCGCAGCAGCAGCAGGCGGTCAAGTTCTCGGAGGTCTTGAAG GTGCTGAAAGTGTTATAGGTGGAGAAACCGGCTTTGGTGGCGTTGCTGGCGGTGTTAttgaaggacaaggaggaagtaGCTTTGGAATTGTAAATGGAGGTGGTGTTAATGGAGCTGGTATTGGCTTGAGTATCAACGGAGGCGCTAGTGGACTTCATTCAGGCCAAGGAAGCACACCTTCAGGCCTGTACAACACGCcataa
- the LOC125038269 gene encoding pupal cuticle protein 36-like — MQLIGLLVTVAAAAFAAPQGYDLGAPSGGGLTAGAGLLAGGAGGADLGSGEGAITGCRDGEVLHVDGTCVTPEITRKVYLFTVPEQEQSVGPPPSIPPPAVEHNILFVRLPEEGPAPEPIVLPPPRQNNIVYVLNKQDQQVQRVIEVPAQPQADPEIYFVNYQDGENPTLPIGVDLETALSSAAAAGGQVLGGLEGASGEAGFGGVAGGVSGGQGGSGFGLVNGGGLSGVNGAGNGLSINGGASGLHSGQGSTPSGLYNAP; from the exons ATGCAGTTGATC GGTTTGTTGGTGACAGTTGCAGCCGCTGCTTTTGCAGCACCACAAGGATACGATTTGGGAGCACCATCAGGTGGAGGTCTCACCGCTGGAGCAGGTCTTTTGGCAGGAGGAGCAGGCGGAGCTGATTTGGGCAGTGGTGAAGGTGCCATTACCGGGTGCAGAGATGGAGAGGTACTACATGTAGATGGTACTTGTGTAACCCCCGAAATCACAAGAAAAGTATACTTATTTACCGTTCCTGAACAAGAGCAGTCTGTCGGCCCACCACCCAGTATTCCTCCTCCAGCAGTAGAACACAACATCCTCTTCGTACGCCTTCCTGAGGAAGGACCAGCACCTGAACCAATCGTTCTTCCTCCACCAAGACAGAACAATATTGTCTATGTGCTCAACAAGCAGGATCAACAAGTTCAGCGAGTGATCGAAGTACCAGCTCAGCCACAGGCTGATCCTGAGATTTACTTCGTCAACTACCAAGACGGAGAAAACCCAACTCTTCCCATAGGAGTAGACCTGGAAACTGCTCTCAGTTCCGCAGCAGCAGCAGGCGGTCAAGTTCTCGGAGGTCTTGAAGGTGCAAGTGGAGAAGCCGGCTTTGGTGGAGTTGCTGGTGGCGTTtctggaggacaaggaggaagtggCTTTGGACTTGTAAATGGAGGTGGATTATCTGGTGTTAATGGAGCTGGTAATGGCTTGAGTATCAACGGAGGCGCTAGCGGACTTCATTCAGGCCAAGGAAGCACACCGTCAGGCTTGTATAACGCGCCATAA
- the LOC125038015 gene encoding uncharacterized protein LOC125038015: protein MDKRLTGFERPLAGLQTMTIEFVMEVYVIWGFLLIIGTAVSAAPHGYDLGAPSGAGHSPGGLSSGGAGAVDVDSTSGEGGIVACRDGEVLHVDGTCVIPEITRKVYLFNVPEQEQSVGPPPSLPPPAVEHNILFVRLPEEGPAPEPIVLPPPRQNNIVYVLNKQDQQVQRVIEVPAQPQADPEIYFVNYQDGENPTLPIGVDLETALSSAAAAGGQVLGSLEGASGDSSFGDVGGASGGLGINGGVSGVHSGQGSRPSGLYNTP from the exons ATGGATAAGAGGCTTACTGGC TTTGAGAGGCCACTTGCCGGCCTCCAGACTATGACAATTGAATTTGTGATGGAAGTTTACGTAATATGG GGGTTCTTGCTAATCATCGGAACAGCTGTTTCCGCAGCTCCACATGGGTACGATTTGGGTGCACCATCAGGAGCAGGACACTCTCCTGGAGGACTTTCTTCAGGAGGAGCCGGTGCAGTAGACGTTGACTCAACTAGCGGCGAGGGGGGTATTGTTGCATGCAGAGATGGAGAGGTCCTACATGTGGACGGCACTTGTGTTATCCCCGAAATCACAAGAAAAGTATACCTGTTTAATGTTCCTGAACAAGAGCAGTCTGTCGGCCCACCACCCAGTCTTCCTCCTCCGGCAGTAGAGCACAACATCCTCTTCGTACGTCTTCCAGAAGAAGGACCAGCACCCGAGCCAATCGTTCTTCCTCCACCAAGACAGAACAACATTGTCTATGTGCTCAACAAACAGGATCAACAAGTTCAGCGAGTGATCGAAGTACCAGCTCAGCCACAGGCTGATCCTGAGATTTACTTCGTCAACTACCAAGACGGAGAAAACCCTACCCTTCCCATTGGAGTAGACCTGGAAACTGCTCTCAGTTCTGCAGCAGCAGCAGGCGGTCAAGTCCTTGGAAGTCTTGAAGGAGCAAGTGGAGACTCCAGCTTTGGTGACGTTGGTGGAGCTTCTGGTGGCTTGGGTATCAACGGAGGCGTCAGTGGAGTTCATTCAGGCCAAGGAAGCAGACCATCAGGCCTCTACAATACTCCATAA
- the LOC125038011 gene encoding uncharacterized protein LOC125038011 yields the protein MEKITQKRLTTHTDELKQTNKSYNRSHVRALTQGLLLTVVATAFAAPQGYDLGAPSDGGLSAGAGGVGVGGAHLGSGESAIIGCRDGEILHVDGTCVIPEITRKVYLFNVPEQEQVVGPPPSLPPPVVDHNIVFVRLPEERPVPEPIVIPPPRQNNIVYVLNKQEEQVQRVIEVPVQPQADPEIYFVNYQDGENPTLPIGVHLETALSSAAAAGGQVLGVLEGAGVIVGGEAGFGGVGGVDGDVGEITGGQGESSFVFVNGGGLGGVNGAGIGLGINGGASGVLSGHGSQPSGIYTTP from the exons ATGGAGAAGATTACCCAGAAACGACTGACCACACATACAGACGAACTCAAGCAAACGAACAAGTCTTACAATAGATCACATGTTAGGGCGTTGACTCAA GGTTTGTTGCTAACAGTCGTCGCTACTGCTTTTGCAGCACCACAGGGATACGATTTGGGTGCACCATCAGATGGAGGTCTCTCCGCTGGAGCAGGTGGTGTCGGAGTAGGCGGAGCTCATTTGGGCAGTGGTGAGAGTGCCATTATCGGATGCAGAGATGGAGAAATACTACATGTAGATGGTACTTGTGTCATCCCCGAAATCACAAGAAAAGTATACCTGTTTAATGTTCCTGAGCAGGAGCAGGTTGTCGGCCCACCACCTAGCCTTCCTCCTCCGGTAGTAGACCATAACATCGTCTTTGTGCGTCTTCCTGAGGAAAGACCAGTACCCGAGCCAATCGTTATTCCTCCTCCAAGACAGAACAACATTGTCTATGTGCTCAACAAACAGGAGGAACAAGTTCAGCGAGTGATCGAAGTGCCTGTTCAGCCACAGGCTGATCCTGAGATTTACTTTGTCAACTACCAAGACGGAGAAAACCCAACTCTTCCCATTGGAGTACACCTGGAAACTGCTCTCAGTTCCGCAGCAGCAGCAGGCGGTCAAGTCCTTGGAGTCCTTGAAGGCGCTGGAGTTATTGTAGGTGGAGAAGCCGGCTTTGGTGGCGTTGGTGgagttgatggtgatgttggagaAATTACTGGTGGACAAGGAGAAAgcagttttgtttttgtaaatggAGGTGGATTGGGTGGTGTTAATGGAGCTGGTATTGGCTTGGGTATCAACGGAGGCGCTAGTGGAGTGTTATCAGGACATGGAAGTCAACCTTCAGGCATCTACACTACCCCATAG